One region of Gossypium raimondii isolate GPD5lz chromosome 6, ASM2569854v1, whole genome shotgun sequence genomic DNA includes:
- the LOC105771456 gene encoding LOW QUALITY PROTEIN: putative pentatricopeptide repeat-containing protein At3g15930 (The sequence of the model RefSeq protein was modified relative to this genomic sequence to represent the inferred CDS: inserted 1 base in 1 codon) has product MASKSLAHFTHHLDPPFSLIEFSKSMDQLKQIHSQAIASGLIETPIFLNKVISFCCMNKFGDMDHALKLFDQIPEPKTVFLWNTMIKGYSRIHSPKHGISMYLNMLRQNVKPDNYTFPFLFKGFDRNVGFSCGKELHCHVVKFGFGSNVFVQNALIHIYSLCGQMKMARWVFDISCKTDVITWNVIITGYNKTKQYNETSKLFDEMVKNGVVPSSVTLVSLLSACSKLRDLKIGELVHEYIGKCEIKPNLILENALMDMYSACGEMDVAIGIFDRMKTRDVISWTTIVSGFINKGEIDLARTYFDQMPEKDYVSWTAMIDGYIRVNCFKEALILFREMQASNIQPDEYTMVSILTACAHLGALQLGEWIKAYIDRNKVKNDVFVGNALIDMYFKCGSVAKAKRVFFEMPRRDKFTWTAMIVGLAINGHGEEALSMFFEMLRASIKPDEITYIGVLCACSHAGLVNEGRKFFASMTAEHGVEPNVAHYGCMVDLLGRAGHLQQACEVIKNMPMKPNEIIWGALLGACRVHKDVGIAKMAAKNILELDPQNGAVYVLLCNIYAYCKKWDSLHELRESMMHRGIRKTPGCSLIEMNGVVHEFVAGDRTHPRSKEIYLKLDNMTRDLKLAGYSPDTSEVFLDIGEEXYQHSKRLVLASGLSSSEPGVTLRSVKNLRMLSLETELDSIISGSNHVHVKIIG; this is encoded by the exons ATGGCTTCTAAATCGCTTGCCCACTTCACCCATCACCTTGACCCACCATTCTCTCTTATAGAATTCAGCAAATCCATGGACCAACTCAAACAAATCCACAGCCAAGCCATAGCTTCAGGCCTAATAGAAACACCCATTTTCCTAAACAAGGTTATTTCCTTTTGTTGTATGAATAAATTCGGTGACATGGACCATGCACTCAAACTGTTCGATCAAATTCCTGAACCGAAAACCGTCTTCCTTTGGAACACAATGATCAAAGGTTACTCTAGGATTCATTCTCCAAAGCATGggatttcaatgtatttaaaCATGTTAAGACAGAATGTTAAGCCTGATAATTACACCTTCCCTTTCCTCTTCAAGGGTTTTGACAGAAATGTTGGGTTTTCATGTGGGAAAGAGTTGCATTGTCATGTGGTGAAATTTGGGTTTGGTTCCAATGTTTTTGTGCAAAATGCACTGATCCATATTTACTCCCTGTGTGGACAAATGAAAATGGCACGTTGGGTTTTCGATATTAGTTGTAAAACTGACGTGATTACTTGGAATGTGATTATAACAGGATATAATAAAACGAAGCAATATAATGAAACGAGTAAGCTTTTCGATGAGATGGTGAAGAATGGGGTGGTTCCTTCTTCGGTTACATTGGTTTCTTTGCTGTCAGCTTGTTCTAAATTGAGAGATTTGAAGATCGGTGAGCTGGTTCACGAGTATATCGGAAAATGTGAGATAAAGCCGAATTTGATTCTGGAAAATGCTTTGATGGATATGTATTCAGCTTGTGGAGAAATGGATGTAGCAATTGGGATATTTGATAGGATGAAAACAAGGGATGTGATTTCATGGACTACTATAGTCTCGGGGTTTATAAACAAGGGAGAGATTGATTTGGCAAGAACTTATTTTGATCAAATGCCTGAAAAAGATTATGTTTCATGGACTGCAATGATTGATGGGTATATTAGAGTGAACTGCTTTAAAGAGGCATTGATATTGTTCCGTGAGATGCAAGCTTCGAATATACAACCGGACGAGTACACCATGGTGAGTATTCTTACAGCTTGTGCTCATCTTGGGGCATTACAATTAGGAGAATGGATAAAGGCTTATATTGATAGAAACAAAGTCAAGAATGATGTCTTTGTTGGAAATGCTTTGATCGACATGTATTTCAAATGCGGAAGCGTTGCGAAAGCTAAACGAGTATTCTTTGAAATGCCTCGGAGGGACAAATTTACATGGACAGCCATGATTGTTGGTCTTGCTATTAATGGCCATGGAGAAGAAGCTCTTAGCATGTTCTTTGAAATGCTAAGAGCTTCAATAAAACCAGATGAGATAACTTATATCGGTGTTCTTTGTGCCTGTAGTCATGCCGGTTTGGTAAACGAAGGACGAAAGTTCTTTGCTAGCATGACTGCAGAACATGGGGTCGAACCGAATGTAGCCCACTATGGGTGTATGGTTGATCTTCTAGGCCGAGCCGGACACTTACAACAAGCTTGTGAAGTTATAAAGAATATGCCAATGAAACCGAATGAGATCATTTGGGGAGCTCTTCTTGGTGCTTGTAGAGTACATAAAGATGTCGGAATTGCCAAAATGGCAGCTAAAAATATTCTCGAATTAGACCCCCAAAACGGGGCTGTTTATGTTCTGCTGtgtaatatatatgcatattgcAAAAAATGGGATAGTCTACATGAGCTAAGGGAGTCAATGATGCATAGAGGAATCAGGAAGACCCCAGGCTGCAGTTTGATTGAGATGAATGGAGTTGTTCACGAATTTGTGGCCGGCGACCGGACACATCCTCGATCAAAAGAAATATACTTGAAGTTAGATAATATGACAAGGGACTTAAAACTTGCAGGGTATTCCCCGGACACTTCCGAGGTGTTCCTCGACATAGGAGAGG GATACCAGCATAGCAAAAGGTTGGTGTTGGCTTCCGGGTTGAGTAGTTCGGAACCTGGGGTTACCTTAAGGTCTGTGAAGAACCTTAGAATGTTATCGTTAGAGACCGAACTCGATTCAATCATTTCAGGCTCGAATCATGTTCATGTAAAGATTATTGGTTAG